The following proteins are encoded in a genomic region of Flammeovirga pectinis:
- a CDS encoding deoxycytidylate deaminase encodes MLDRDQEFDRAFMRCAEAIGELSRCTRLKVGAIIVKEGNIISMGYNGTPKGFENSCENVENVLNPKTKKLEQVLVTKEEVLHAEANAITKAAKSTYSTEGSSIYCTDSCCFGCAKLIIQAGIICFYYKREYRDKSGLQLLEKAGVKVTQVDY; translated from the coding sequence ATGCTAGATAGAGATCAGGAATTTGATAGAGCTTTTATGCGTTGCGCTGAAGCTATTGGAGAGCTTAGTAGATGTACTCGATTAAAAGTGGGTGCTATTATTGTAAAAGAGGGGAATATTATCTCTATGGGGTATAATGGTACTCCTAAGGGTTTTGAAAATAGCTGTGAGAACGTAGAAAATGTATTGAACCCTAAAACAAAAAAGTTAGAACAAGTGTTAGTGACAAAAGAAGAGGTTTTACATGCTGAAGCTAATGCAATTACAAAAGCAGCAAAATCTACTTATTCTACAGAAGGATCTTCAATTTATTGTACGGACAGTTGCTGCTTCGGGTGTGCTAAATTAATCATTCAAGCAGGTATAATATGCTTTTATTATAAAAGAGAATATCGTGATAAATCGGGTTTACAGCTTCTAGAAAAAGCAGGAGTGAAGGTTACACAAGTTGATTATTAG
- a CDS encoding cytochrome c oxidase subunit II — MTTALLIATGIILIVAVLALVYRIINLVGIAKEDSNKVTFSNKINGALFPILLVVGLGLIYWSYNDASQYFLPEAASLHGKETDALFNITLGVVFAAFVVTHLLLFTFPFFFQYSEKRKADFYPHNDKLEIAWTAVPAIVMAVLVIFGWRAWADITAPASDSAIQVELMGKQFAWEIRYPGKDLKLGKYNVANIDNTNSMGIDFDDVNANDDFMAREIVLPVGKEVELKIRAIDVIHSVFLPHFRVKMDAVPGMPTRFKFTPSITTSEMRTKTNNPKFNYELACTEVCGYGHFGMRRIVKIVSQAEYDEWLMKQKSWLEKNPDYMATWEAKKAEKEAVAQAR; from the coding sequence ATGACAACGGCTTTGCTTATCGCCACAGGGATTATACTTATAGTAGCAGTTTTAGCGCTAGTATATCGTATAATCAACTTAGTAGGAATCGCGAAAGAAGATTCTAACAAGGTTACTTTCAGTAATAAAATTAATGGTGCATTATTCCCAATCTTATTGGTTGTTGGATTAGGGCTAATTTACTGGTCGTATAATGATGCTTCTCAATACTTCTTGCCAGAAGCAGCATCTCTTCATGGTAAAGAAACAGATGCTTTGTTCAACATTACATTAGGGGTTGTTTTTGCAGCTTTTGTTGTGACTCACTTACTATTATTTACATTCCCATTCTTTTTTCAATATTCTGAAAAAAGAAAAGCAGACTTCTATCCTCATAACGACAAATTAGAAATTGCGTGGACAGCTGTTCCTGCTATTGTTATGGCTGTGTTAGTAATCTTTGGTTGGAGAGCTTGGGCAGACATTACTGCACCCGCTTCTGATTCTGCTATTCAGGTAGAATTAATGGGTAAGCAATTTGCTTGGGAAATTCGTTACCCTGGTAAAGACCTTAAATTAGGTAAATACAATGTAGCAAACATCGATAATACAAACTCAATGGGAATTGATTTTGATGATGTGAATGCTAATGATGATTTCATGGCACGTGAGATTGTGTTACCTGTAGGTAAAGAAGTAGAATTAAAAATTAGAGCTATTGATGTTATACATTCAGTATTCCTTCCTCACTTTAGAGTGAAAATGGATGCAGTACCTGGTATGCCAACTCGTTTTAAATTTACACCATCTATTACAACTTCAGAGATGCGTACAAAAACTAACAATCCAAAATTCAATTATGAATTGGCTTGTACAGAAGTTTGTGGTTACGGTCACTTTGGTATGAGAAGAATTGTTAAGATTGTTTCTCAAGCAGAGTACGATGAGTGGTTAATGAAGCAGAAATCATGGTTAGAGAAAAATCCTGATTATATGGCAACTTGGGAAGCTAAGAAAGCTGAAAAAGAAGCTGTTGCTCAAGCGAGATAG